The Toxotes jaculatrix isolate fToxJac2 chromosome 21, fToxJac2.pri, whole genome shotgun sequence genome includes a region encoding these proteins:
- the LOC121201015 gene encoding vinculin isoform X2 yields MPVFHTKTIESILEPVAQQISHLVIMHEEGEVDGKAIPDLSAPVAAVQAAVSNLVRVGKETVQTTEDQIMKRDMPPAFIKVENACTKLVQAASMLKADPYSVPARDYLIDGSRGILSGTSDLLLTFDEAEVRKIIRVCKGILEYLTVAEVVESMEDLITYTKNLGPGMTKMAKMIDERQQELTHQEHRVMLVNSMNTVKELLPILISGIKIFVTTKTSGSQGVEEALKNRNFTFEKMSAEINEIIRVLQLTSWDEDAWANKDTEAMKRALGLIDSKMAQAKNWLRDPNAQPGDAGEQAIRQILDEAGKVGELCAGKERRDILGTAKTLGQMTDQVSEMRARGQGASPAAMQKAQQVSQGLDVLTGKVENAARKLEAMTNSKQAIAKRIDAAQNWLADPNGGPEGEENIKALLTEAKKIADMCEDPKERDDILRSIGEIAAMTAKLSDLRRQGKGDTPEARALAKQIATALQNMQSKTNKAVANSRPAKAAVHLEGKIEQAQRWIDNPTMDDSGVGQAAIRGLVAEGRRLANALPGPYRQELLGKCEQVEQLMAQLADLAARGEGDSPQARAVAQQLQEALKDLKGKMQEAMTQEVSDIFSDTTTPIKLLAVAATAPLDAPNRDEVFDERAANFENHANKLGTTAEKAAAVGTANKSTVEGIQAAVKSTRDLTPQVVSAARILLRNPGNQAAYEHFETMKNQWIDNVEKMTGLVDEAIDTKSLLDASEEAIKKDLDKCRVAMANHQPQMLVAGATSIARRANRILLVAKREVENSEDPKFREVVKAASDELSQTISPMVMDAKAVAGNIQDPSLQKGFLDSGYKILGAVAKVREAFQPQEPDFPPPPPELDQLNLNDEAAPPKPPLPEGEVPPPRPPPPEEKDEEFPEQKAGDMVNEPMMVAARQLHDEARKWSSKGNDIIGAAKRMALLMAEMSRLVRGGSGNKRALIQCAKDIAKASDEVTRLAKEVAKQCTDKRIRTNLLQVCERIPTISTQLKILSTVKATMLGRTNISEEESEQATEMLVHNAQNLMQSVKETVREAEAASIKIRTDAGFTLHWVRKTPWYQ; encoded by the exons GTGGGAAAGGAGACCGTACAAACCACAGAGGACCAGATCATGAAAAGGGACATGCCACCAGCTTTTATCAA AGTGGAGAATGCGTGCACTAAGCTGGTGCAGGCTGCCTCCATGCTGAAAGCCGATCCATACTCTGTTCCTGCTCGGGATTACCTCATCGATGGCTCCCGGGGCATCCTCTCTGGgacctctgacctgctcctGACCTTTGATGAGGCTGag GTCCGCAAAATAATCCGTGTATGCAAAGGCATCCTCGAGTACCTGACAGTGGCAGAGGTGGTGGAGTCCATGGAGGACTTGATCACATACACAAAGAACCTGGGACCAG GAATGACAAAGATGGCAAAGATGATCGATGAGCGACAGCAGGAGCTGACCCATCAGGAGCACCGTGTGATGCTGGTCAACTCCATGAACACAGTCAAAGAGCTGCTGCCCATCCTCATCTCAG gtATCAAAATATTTGTGACAACCAAGACATCTGGCAGCCAGGGTGTGGAGGAGGCCTTGAAGAACCGAAACTTCACTTTTGAGAAGATGAGTGCTGAGATAAATGAGATCATCAGAGTACTGCAGCTTACGTCATGGGATGAAGACGCCTGGGCTAACAAG GACACAGAGGCCATGAAGAGGGCTTTGGGGCTCATTGACTCAAAGATGGCACAGGCTAAGAACTGGCTGAGGGATCCCAATGCTCAACCAG GGGATGCAGGCGAGCAGGCCATTCGACAGATCCTTGATGAAGCTGGGAAGGTCGGTGAACTGTGCGCTGGGAAGGAGCGCCGAGATATCCTGGGCACGGCCAAGACCCTGGGCCAGATGACAGACCAGGTGTCTGAGATGAGGGCCAG AGGTCAGGGGGCATCCCCAGCTGCCATGCAGAAGGCCCAGCAGGTTTCCCAAGGTCTTGACGTGCTAACTGGCAAGGTGGAAAATGCTGCTCGTAAACTGGAAGCCATGACTAACTCCAAGCAGGCGATCGCCAAAAGGATCGATGCCGCACAG AACTGGTTGGCAGACCCTAATGGTGGcccagagggagaggagaacaTCAAGGCCCTGCTCACAGAGGCCAAAAAGATTGCAGACATGTGTGAGGATCCCAAAGAAAGAGATGACATTTTGCGCTCTATTGGAGAGATCGCTGCCATGACTGCCAAGCTCTCTGATCTCAGAAGACA GGGTAAAGGTGACACTCCTGAGGCCAGGGCTTTGGCTAAACAGATTGCAACAGCTCTGCAGAACATGCAATCTAAGACCAACAAAGCTGTGGCCAACAGCAGGCCTGCAAAGGCAGCTGTTCACTTGGAGGGAAAGATTGAGCAGGCACAGCGCTGGATTGACAATCCCACCATGGATGACAGTGGTGTTG gccAGGCAGCCATCCGCGGCCTGGTAGCAGAGGGCCGCAGGCTGGCCAACGCTCTTCCAGGTCCGTACAGGCAGGAGCTTCTGGGTAAATGtgagcaggtggagcagctcATGGCCCAGCTGGCCGACCTGGCTGCCCGCGGTGAGGGGGACTCCCCTCAGGCACGTGCTGTGGCTCAGCAGCTCCAGGAGGCCTTGAAA GACCTGAAGGGGAAGATGCAAGAGGCGATGACTCAGGAGGTGTCTGACATCTTCAGTGACACCACCACCCCCATCAAGTTACTGGCAGTGGCTGCTACTGCCCCTCTGGACGCCCCCAACAGAGATGAG GTCTTTGATGAAAGGGCTGCCAACTTTGAGAACCACGCCAACAAGCTTGGCACCACAGCAgagaaggctgctgctgtcggCACTGCCAACAAGAGCACAGTGGAGGGAATCCAGGCTGCTGTCAAGTCAACGAGAGACTTAACACCACAG gtggtGTCTGCCGCTCGTATTCTGCTGAGAAACCCTGGGAACCAGGCTGCGTATGAGCATTTTGAAACCATGAAGAATCAGTGGATTgataatgtggaaaaaatgacaG GTTTGGTCGACGAGGCCATCGACACCAAATCTCTACTGGATGCCTCAGAGGAGGCCATCAAGAAGGATCTGGATAAGTGCCGTGTGGCCATGGCCAACCACCAGCCTCAGATGCTGGTCGCCGGTGCCACCAGCATTGCCCGGAGAGCCAACCGCATCCTCCTGGTGGCGAAGCGAGAGGTGGAGAACTCTGAGGATCCTAAATTCAGGGAGGTGGTGAAGGCTGCATCTGATGAACTGAGCCAGACAATTTCTCCCATGGTGATGGACGCCAAGGCGGTGGCTGGAAATATCCAGGATCCAA GTCTTCAGAAGGGCTTTCTGGACTCAGGTTATAAGATCCTTGGTGCTGTAGCAAAGGTCAGGGAGGCCTTCCAGCCACAAGAGCCAGActtcccaccaccacctcctgaACTGGATCAGCTTAAT CTTAACGATGAGGCAGCACCACCCAAGCCTCCTCTTCCAGAGGGTGAGGTTCCTCCCCCCaggcctcctcctccagaggagaaagatgaggagTTCCCTGAGCAGAAGGCTGGTGATATGGTCAACGAGCCCATGATGGTGGCTGCCAGGCAGCTCCACGACGAGGCCCGCAAATGGTCTAGCAAA GGAAATGACATCATCGGTGCTGCCAAACGAATGGCCTTGCTCATGGCCGAGATGTCACGACTGGTGCGGGGAGGCAGCGGAAACAAGCGAGCCCTCATCCAGTGTGCCAAGGACATCGCTAAGGCTTCGGATGAAGTCACGCGGCTGGCTAAGGAGGTGGCCAAGCAGTGTACTGACAAGCGTATCCGGACCAACTTGCTCCAG GTGTGTGAGCGCATTCCTACCATCAGCACTCAGCTCAAAATCCTGTCCACAGTCAAAGCCACCATGTTGGGTCGTACCAACATCAGCGAAGAGGAGTCAGAGCAG GCCACTGAGATGTTGGTCCACAATGCTCAGAACCTGATGCAGTCTGTGAAGGAGACAGTCAGGGAGGCTGAGGCAGCTTCCATTAAGATCCGGACAGATGCAGGTTTCACCCTCCACTGGGTTAGGAAGACCCCCTGGTACCAGTAA
- the LOC121201015 gene encoding vinculin isoform X1, with translation MPVFHTKTIESILEPVAQQISHLVIMHEEGEVDGKAIPDLSAPVAAVQAAVSNLVRVGKETVQTTEDQIMKRDMPPAFIKVENACTKLVQAASMLKADPYSVPARDYLIDGSRGILSGTSDLLLTFDEAEVRKIIRVCKGILEYLTVAEVVESMEDLITYTKNLGPGMTKMAKMIDERQQELTHQEHRVMLVNSMNTVKELLPILISGIKIFVTTKTSGSQGVEEALKNRNFTFEKMSAEINEIIRVLQLTSWDEDAWANKKDTEAMKRALGLIDSKMAQAKNWLRDPNAQPGDAGEQAIRQILDEAGKVGELCAGKERRDILGTAKTLGQMTDQVSEMRARGQGASPAAMQKAQQVSQGLDVLTGKVENAARKLEAMTNSKQAIAKRIDAAQNWLADPNGGPEGEENIKALLTEAKKIADMCEDPKERDDILRSIGEIAAMTAKLSDLRRQGKGDTPEARALAKQIATALQNMQSKTNKAVANSRPAKAAVHLEGKIEQAQRWIDNPTMDDSGVGQAAIRGLVAEGRRLANALPGPYRQELLGKCEQVEQLMAQLADLAARGEGDSPQARAVAQQLQEALKDLKGKMQEAMTQEVSDIFSDTTTPIKLLAVAATAPLDAPNRDEVFDERAANFENHANKLGTTAEKAAAVGTANKSTVEGIQAAVKSTRDLTPQVVSAARILLRNPGNQAAYEHFETMKNQWIDNVEKMTGLVDEAIDTKSLLDASEEAIKKDLDKCRVAMANHQPQMLVAGATSIARRANRILLVAKREVENSEDPKFREVVKAASDELSQTISPMVMDAKAVAGNIQDPSLQKGFLDSGYKILGAVAKVREAFQPQEPDFPPPPPELDQLNLNDEAAPPKPPLPEGEVPPPRPPPPEEKDEEFPEQKAGDMVNEPMMVAARQLHDEARKWSSKGNDIIGAAKRMALLMAEMSRLVRGGSGNKRALIQCAKDIAKASDEVTRLAKEVAKQCTDKRIRTNLLQVCERIPTISTQLKILSTVKATMLGRTNISEEESEQATEMLVHNAQNLMQSVKETVREAEAASIKIRTDAGFTLHWVRKTPWYQ, from the exons GTGGGAAAGGAGACCGTACAAACCACAGAGGACCAGATCATGAAAAGGGACATGCCACCAGCTTTTATCAA AGTGGAGAATGCGTGCACTAAGCTGGTGCAGGCTGCCTCCATGCTGAAAGCCGATCCATACTCTGTTCCTGCTCGGGATTACCTCATCGATGGCTCCCGGGGCATCCTCTCTGGgacctctgacctgctcctGACCTTTGATGAGGCTGag GTCCGCAAAATAATCCGTGTATGCAAAGGCATCCTCGAGTACCTGACAGTGGCAGAGGTGGTGGAGTCCATGGAGGACTTGATCACATACACAAAGAACCTGGGACCAG GAATGACAAAGATGGCAAAGATGATCGATGAGCGACAGCAGGAGCTGACCCATCAGGAGCACCGTGTGATGCTGGTCAACTCCATGAACACAGTCAAAGAGCTGCTGCCCATCCTCATCTCAG gtATCAAAATATTTGTGACAACCAAGACATCTGGCAGCCAGGGTGTGGAGGAGGCCTTGAAGAACCGAAACTTCACTTTTGAGAAGATGAGTGCTGAGATAAATGAGATCATCAGAGTACTGCAGCTTACGTCATGGGATGAAGACGCCTGGGCTAACAAG AAGGACACAGAGGCCATGAAGAGGGCTTTGGGGCTCATTGACTCAAAGATGGCACAGGCTAAGAACTGGCTGAGGGATCCCAATGCTCAACCAG GGGATGCAGGCGAGCAGGCCATTCGACAGATCCTTGATGAAGCTGGGAAGGTCGGTGAACTGTGCGCTGGGAAGGAGCGCCGAGATATCCTGGGCACGGCCAAGACCCTGGGCCAGATGACAGACCAGGTGTCTGAGATGAGGGCCAG AGGTCAGGGGGCATCCCCAGCTGCCATGCAGAAGGCCCAGCAGGTTTCCCAAGGTCTTGACGTGCTAACTGGCAAGGTGGAAAATGCTGCTCGTAAACTGGAAGCCATGACTAACTCCAAGCAGGCGATCGCCAAAAGGATCGATGCCGCACAG AACTGGTTGGCAGACCCTAATGGTGGcccagagggagaggagaacaTCAAGGCCCTGCTCACAGAGGCCAAAAAGATTGCAGACATGTGTGAGGATCCCAAAGAAAGAGATGACATTTTGCGCTCTATTGGAGAGATCGCTGCCATGACTGCCAAGCTCTCTGATCTCAGAAGACA GGGTAAAGGTGACACTCCTGAGGCCAGGGCTTTGGCTAAACAGATTGCAACAGCTCTGCAGAACATGCAATCTAAGACCAACAAAGCTGTGGCCAACAGCAGGCCTGCAAAGGCAGCTGTTCACTTGGAGGGAAAGATTGAGCAGGCACAGCGCTGGATTGACAATCCCACCATGGATGACAGTGGTGTTG gccAGGCAGCCATCCGCGGCCTGGTAGCAGAGGGCCGCAGGCTGGCCAACGCTCTTCCAGGTCCGTACAGGCAGGAGCTTCTGGGTAAATGtgagcaggtggagcagctcATGGCCCAGCTGGCCGACCTGGCTGCCCGCGGTGAGGGGGACTCCCCTCAGGCACGTGCTGTGGCTCAGCAGCTCCAGGAGGCCTTGAAA GACCTGAAGGGGAAGATGCAAGAGGCGATGACTCAGGAGGTGTCTGACATCTTCAGTGACACCACCACCCCCATCAAGTTACTGGCAGTGGCTGCTACTGCCCCTCTGGACGCCCCCAACAGAGATGAG GTCTTTGATGAAAGGGCTGCCAACTTTGAGAACCACGCCAACAAGCTTGGCACCACAGCAgagaaggctgctgctgtcggCACTGCCAACAAGAGCACAGTGGAGGGAATCCAGGCTGCTGTCAAGTCAACGAGAGACTTAACACCACAG gtggtGTCTGCCGCTCGTATTCTGCTGAGAAACCCTGGGAACCAGGCTGCGTATGAGCATTTTGAAACCATGAAGAATCAGTGGATTgataatgtggaaaaaatgacaG GTTTGGTCGACGAGGCCATCGACACCAAATCTCTACTGGATGCCTCAGAGGAGGCCATCAAGAAGGATCTGGATAAGTGCCGTGTGGCCATGGCCAACCACCAGCCTCAGATGCTGGTCGCCGGTGCCACCAGCATTGCCCGGAGAGCCAACCGCATCCTCCTGGTGGCGAAGCGAGAGGTGGAGAACTCTGAGGATCCTAAATTCAGGGAGGTGGTGAAGGCTGCATCTGATGAACTGAGCCAGACAATTTCTCCCATGGTGATGGACGCCAAGGCGGTGGCTGGAAATATCCAGGATCCAA GTCTTCAGAAGGGCTTTCTGGACTCAGGTTATAAGATCCTTGGTGCTGTAGCAAAGGTCAGGGAGGCCTTCCAGCCACAAGAGCCAGActtcccaccaccacctcctgaACTGGATCAGCTTAAT CTTAACGATGAGGCAGCACCACCCAAGCCTCCTCTTCCAGAGGGTGAGGTTCCTCCCCCCaggcctcctcctccagaggagaaagatgaggagTTCCCTGAGCAGAAGGCTGGTGATATGGTCAACGAGCCCATGATGGTGGCTGCCAGGCAGCTCCACGACGAGGCCCGCAAATGGTCTAGCAAA GGAAATGACATCATCGGTGCTGCCAAACGAATGGCCTTGCTCATGGCCGAGATGTCACGACTGGTGCGGGGAGGCAGCGGAAACAAGCGAGCCCTCATCCAGTGTGCCAAGGACATCGCTAAGGCTTCGGATGAAGTCACGCGGCTGGCTAAGGAGGTGGCCAAGCAGTGTACTGACAAGCGTATCCGGACCAACTTGCTCCAG GTGTGTGAGCGCATTCCTACCATCAGCACTCAGCTCAAAATCCTGTCCACAGTCAAAGCCACCATGTTGGGTCGTACCAACATCAGCGAAGAGGAGTCAGAGCAG GCCACTGAGATGTTGGTCCACAATGCTCAGAACCTGATGCAGTCTGTGAAGGAGACAGTCAGGGAGGCTGAGGCAGCTTCCATTAAGATCCGGACAGATGCAGGTTTCACCCTCCACTGGGTTAGGAAGACCCCCTGGTACCAGTAA